The genomic region CTCCGTGAATCTTCCGGTTTCACAGAAGTCCTGCCTTCCCAGCATACAGTTTAGGCAGGATCCACAACCCCTCCTGACCACTGGAACAACTAGGTCCCCGGGACTGAACTCTCCATTACCCTTTACCACTTCACCAAGAGTCTCGTGACCCAGGATAAGGAAATCGTATCCCGGTGGAGGCCTTGCGAAGGTAAGCCTTCCCGTGACTAGACCCCTATCTGTTCCACACAGACCGCTGAGTCTAGTCCTGACAACTATCTTCCCGTCCGTGGATTCCCTCAATGTGATGTCCTTAACCTCGACACCCTCATTAGGTGGCCTTACAATAATTGCCTTCATAATAGAAATAGTTCTGGCTCCATTTTAACCCTTGTCTCAATCACGCTCTTCCAGTGAATGCCCACTTACCCATTTCCTTCACGTACTCTGCAAGGTCCCTCAGGCTGTTAAATGACGCTGTCTGGAGGTGAAGGTATTCGTACCTGGCCTCGTCCTCTAGCATTTTCCTCCTGAGCTCATCAGCCCTTCTTGAGGCGAGGAGGTCCTCTAGCCTGTTCCTAGTTAGGTTGCCTATTATCTCGCCGTTGACGTCGTCCGGATAAGGCAGATCGCCGTTAGGGTAAACCGTTATGGCATAACTCGTCAGCTTCTTGGGGAGCTCACCTCCCACTGCACGTATAAATCCCCAGGAGTTGTTCAGAGTTGAACCGTACTTCCTCTTTAGATAGGACAGTACCTCGAAATATTTTTCCCTGTCGGGGGCTAGCTTAACCCTAGAGTCAGGGTAGTCAACTGCGGGCATGAGGAGGATCTTATAACCGCACTCCTTAACCTTTCTCACCTTGTCCTCGAGTTTGTCTATGTTATACCTTGTAACTACTGTCTGAACGTTAACCTTTAGGCCGTATTCCCTGAACTTACAGAGAGTATCAAAGGCCTTCACGTTCCAATGGTATTCGTCAATGGAATAGTGAAGGAAGTCTATCCTATCGGCCAACTTTGAGAGAAAGTCCGGATCATTCAACTTGTATCCGTTCGTAGTTAACATGACGTAAAATGATCCATCGTGGGCGTACTCCAGAAGCTCGAGAATGTCGGGCCTAGTAGTTGGCTCTCCACCCTCAAAGGACAGAACAACCACAGTGGACCTGAGATTATCGATGATCTTCTTCAGCTGTTCCGTGCCTACCTCCTGCAGGGTCCCAGAGTAGTACGACGGATTACAGAAGGTGCACCTTAGATTGCAGTGGGAAGTAACCTTGAAGGTAGCGTAAGCAACGCTGTACCATTTCCCGAGAAGTTGAGTGTTTATGAACCACTTTATTGCCTTAAGGTTCCTATTCAAGGGACCAACCCCCTTTCCTCTAAAAACATGAAAATTATTCTGCTAAGAAGATTTAAAGTCTTATTATTAAGGAGCTAAGGTAGTGGAAAGTATATTATGGATAACTGGGTACTATTTTTATGAAAATCCAAGAAATTACGCCGTTTGTCCTCTCCTCCAAGGAGAGGGGATCTGCAACCTGGGCCTCTACCATGATCGTGGTGAAAGTGACCACAAGTGACGGAATGATAGGTTATGGTGAGGCCGTGCCTACGTTGAGGGTTAAGCCCGTGTTTAGTGCAATCCAACAGGTTAGCAAGGGCTATCTGGGAAAGGAGGTCGAAAGAGTAGAAAGGAATTACCACGAATGGTACAAGCAGGACTTCTATCTCAGCAGATCCTTCGAGTCCGCAACGGCAACCAGCGCGATAGATATTGCGCTCTGGGACCTTGTGGGAAAGGAGTTGGGAGCACCGATTCACAGGCTACTGGGCGGAAAGTTTAGGGACCACGTACCCGTTTACGCGAACGGGTGGTACAAGGACTGTGTTACGCCAGAGGACTTCGCTAGGGAGGCAAAGAACGTGGTTAAGAGGGGGTACAGGGCCATGAAGTTTGATCCCTTTGGACCATACTACGATTGGATTGATGAACATGGATTGAGACAGGCAGAGGAAAGGGTGAAGGCAGTCAGGGAAGCTGTTGGGGAAGAGGTCGAGATCTTGATTGAACATCACGGGAGGTTCAACGCAAACTCGGCTATTGAGATTGCGAAGAGGCTCGAGAAGTACAGACCACTGTTCGCTGAGGAGCCAGTTCACCACGAGGATCTGGAGGGATATAGGAAATACAAAAGACACTCCAACCTAAGGGTGGCAATGGGAGAGAGACTGGTGAGCTTGAAAGAAACTCTGGTTTACTTGAGGGAGGGGCTAGTGGACATCCTACAACCTGACTTGACCAACATCGGTGGAGTTACAGTTGCCAGGAAAGTAGCATCGCTAGCTGAGGCCTTCGACGTTGAAGTTGCCTTCCACAATGCCTTCGGTTCAATACAGAACGCGGTCTCAATCCAGTTGGCGTCGGTTATTCCTAACCTACTCCTGCTGGAGAACTTCTACGACTGGTTCCCACAATGGAAAAGGGATCTCGTGAATAACGGAACTCCAGTTGAGATGGGAAGAGTGAAGGTACCGGATGGACCTGGCATAGGAGTTGAGGTTAACGAGAGGATACTGGAGGAGTTGAAAACCGATCCTGTTG from Metallosphaera sedula DSM 5348 harbors:
- a CDS encoding radical SAM/SPASM domain-containing protein; amino-acid sequence: MNRNLKAIKWFINTQLLGKWYSVAYATFKVTSHCNLRCTFCNPSYYSGTLQEVGTEQLKKIIDNLRSTVVVLSFEGGEPTTRPDILELLEYAHDGSFYVMLTTNGYKLNDPDFLSKLADRIDFLHYSIDEYHWNVKAFDTLCKFREYGLKVNVQTVVTRYNIDKLEDKVRKVKECGYKILLMPAVDYPDSRVKLAPDREKYFEVLSYLKRKYGSTLNNSWGFIRAVGGELPKKLTSYAITVYPNGDLPYPDDVNGEIIGNLTRNRLEDLLASRRADELRRKMLEDEARYEYLHLQTASFNSLRDLAEYVKEMGKWAFTGRA
- a CDS encoding mandelate racemase/muconate lactonizing enzyme family protein: MKIQEITPFVLSSKERGSATWASTMIVVKVTTSDGMIGYGEAVPTLRVKPVFSAIQQVSKGYLGKEVERVERNYHEWYKQDFYLSRSFESATATSAIDIALWDLVGKELGAPIHRLLGGKFRDHVPVYANGWYKDCVTPEDFAREAKNVVKRGYRAMKFDPFGPYYDWIDEHGLRQAEERVKAVREAVGEEVEILIEHHGRFNANSAIEIAKRLEKYRPLFAEEPVHHEDLEGYRKYKRHSNLRVAMGERLVSLKETLVYLREGLVDILQPDLTNIGGVTVARKVASLAEAFDVEVAFHNAFGSIQNAVSIQLASVIPNLLLLENFYDWFPQWKRDLVNNGTPVEMGRVKVPDGPGIGVEVNERILEELKTDPVALEVVEEPVWVVGGTWKNY